One part of the Phoenix dactylifera cultivar Barhee BC4 chromosome 4, palm_55x_up_171113_PBpolish2nd_filt_p, whole genome shotgun sequence genome encodes these proteins:
- the LOC103717849 gene encoding protein NONRESPONDING TO OXYLIPINS 2, mitochondrial yields the protein MASRCRSISRPAVSFLKSSMRKTISPLSPNLLTRPVPSFPRVPRAMGSLQSLLPFHSAVSSARLTSRLGIDSTAGSRSLSQGTLCSSNPGV from the exons ATGGCCTCTCGTTGTCGTTCGATCTCGAGACCTGCCGTCTCTTTCCTCAAGTCTTCCATGAGGAAAACCATCAGCCCGCTCTCTCCTAATCTTCTCACTCGTCCCGTTCCTTCTTTTCCGAG GGTTCCTCGCGCGATGGGTTCCTTGCAATCCCTCCTGCCGTTCCACAGCGCGGTGTCTTCGGCTCGGCTGACCTCGCGGCTCGGGATAGACTCCACGGCGGGCTCGAGGTCGCTGTCCCAGGGTACGCTCTGCAGTTCCAACCCCGGAGTCTGA